The Toxorhynchites rutilus septentrionalis strain SRP chromosome 3, ASM2978413v1, whole genome shotgun sequence genome includes a region encoding these proteins:
- the LOC129774052 gene encoding uncharacterized protein LOC129774052, translated as MDDTKLLNIVLLAIVCHTVSTTPISFPDGSRSGTGDTRETSSSLRQEEFEGRSIRGGYSQDKRPDYSRYSVYEHPENDYYTTRSTLRPYGSTTTVRPYSRQPNAYFNRLPPPKNDEPIEAEPEDDYDDSDDDDGDDDQGVSDVLPSKPTSGTSGDYGNYGSKPISFNNLFYNVNDKFAGFGNLFGENRRKHKFKFKRRKPGQPCIPYDLFNKLKYGRDANGNRVDPKTLINPLNLVLADINYYSPSNNYNGHGDSGSSDSGAVFNNNFYDAVGGYPCSGVNYGQKPFGHKPFGNKPHGGPLGFFGQGGLFDWTSSSASVQSDTPEGGAASPNRPTVVFNLNDAIDSVATNWRPGQSFQMVMKVLGDFIATVAGGSPVAAGEIVEDTVDTVRKVNKEFVSLFTAIASSSKVSWPALEITSADFFDPLMASFSKFPFHDIYETPSNMDVLLQNKHKPVSKSFREWSSQVQEIIDDDGPVGKSRLCKLLSMIPLGRDEKLTGRRRLVPIKLRRLLKYCRS; from the exons ATGGATGATACAAAATTG CTCAACATAGTTCTTCTAGCGATTGTCTGCCACACAGTATCAACGACGCCTATTTCCTTCCCAGACGGTTCCCGCTCGGGGACCGGAGACACTCGTGAAACGTCATCATCACTACGGCAGGAGGAATTCGAGGGTCGCAGCATTCGTGGTGGCTACAGTCAGGACAAGCGTCCCGACTACAGCCGCTACAGCGTCTACGAGCATCCCGAAAATGACTACTACACGACCAGATCGACGCTTCGACCATACGGCAGCACGACCACGGTGAGACCATACAGTCGACAACCGAATGCTTACTTCAATCGACTCCCGCCGCCGAAAAACGATGAACCAATCGAGGCCGAACCTGAAGATGACTACGATgatagtgatgatgatgatggcgacGATGATCAAGGAGTTTCGGACGTTTTACCTTCGAAGCCTACATCAGGTACTAGCGGCGATTACGGTAACTATGGCAGTAAACCGATTTCGTTCAATAATCTGTTTTATAACGTCAACGACAAATTTGCGGGTTTTGGAAATCTTTTCGGAGAAAATCGACGCAAACACAAGTTTAAATTCAAACGCAGAAAACCCGGCCAGCCTTGTATACCCTATGATCTCTTTAATAAACTAAAGTATGGTCGCGACGCCAACGGAAATCGTGTTGACCCGAAAACACTGATTAATCCACTGAATCTGGTACTCGCAGATATTAATTACTATTCACCTTCTAACAACTATAATGGCCATGGTGACAGCGGCTCCTCCGACAGTGGAGCAGTGTTCAACAATAATTTTTACGACGCCGTTGGAGGATATCCATGCTCAGGTGTTAATTATGGACAAAAACCATTCGGACATAAACCATTTGGGAATAAACCCCACGGAGGTCCATTAGGCTTTTTTGGACAAGGGGGATTATTCGACTGGACCAGTTCCTCAGCGTCAGTACAGAGTGATACTCCAGAGGGAGGAGCAGCATCGCCGAACAGACCAACGGTTGTGTTCAATCTAAATGATGCTATTGATTCAGTG GCAACGAATTGGAGACCCGGCCAAAGCTTCCAGATGGTTATGAAGGTATTGGGCGATTTCATCGCAACTGTTGCCGGTGGCAGTCCAGTTGCTGCTGGTGAAATCGTTGAAGATACTGTTGACACCGTGAGAAAGGTGAACAAGGAGTTTGTTAGTTTGTTTAc TGCGATTGCCAGTTCCAGCAAAGTATCCTGGCCAGCATTGGAAATAACGTCAGCAGATTTTTTCGATCCACTGATGGCttcgttttccaaatttccCTTCCACGATATTTACGAAACCCCATCGAATATGGATGTGCTGTTGCAAAACAAACATAAGCCAGTTTCGAAATCATTCCGAGAGTGGTCATCCCAGGTGCAGGAAATTATCGACGATGACGGTCCAGTGGGAAAATCTCGACTCTGTAAACTTCTCTCGATGATTCCTCTGGGTCGCGATGAAAAGTTAACCGGAAGAAGGAGACTCGTGCCGATTAAGTTGAGGAGGCTGCTGAAATATTGCAGATCGTAG